The nucleotide sequence ACCTCACATGAAACAGATTTTGCACTTCCTTGGAATGATACCAAATTCACTCCGATAACTCCTCTCGAGGAGCAAAGCGATGATCAATTGGTGATTATTCGAAGCGGGAAAAGCCAAGAGAGGAAACTGAAGAGAATTAGAGCGTCAGAAAAGATCCCCGGGGTTTGTGTAAAAGCATCCTCACGAAAACCAAGAAAATCACGCAGGTCCACTAGTAGTCAATTTATAACTGAGTGGAAAAACTATCCAGGCCGGCGAAGGAGCATAGTTCGGGAACAGTCGGAGTTGCTGGTGACTATCAAGGTATCCCCCTCATCAGTATTCTCATTGCCATATTGTTCATGTCCTCGTCTGTAACGTTTTCTGAATGTGCGTGTTCCCAGGAATGTGCAAACCTTGAGAAGATCAGGGAAAACATGGTGAAGGAAGGGCAGGAGGTCTGCTATGATAAGTGGGCCAAAGCAGCTGGAGTTGATGAAGCGGCCCTGAAGAGTAGACTGCAAGCCGGATACTGCTGCAGAGAGAGGTTACTGGTGACCACCGAGTGGCTTGTCAAATACATTGCAAGGACATACACCGGAATGGGGACAGCTTTCGAGGATCTACTCCAGGTTGCAAGCTTATACTTCTAACCTCTCCTTATCTCCTGTACCTTGACAACTAGCAACCTTTTGTAACCGGCCTTGTCGGAAATGACAATGCAGGCTGGGAAAATGGGTGTCCTTGATGGCGCTGAGAGGTTCGACAGCCGGAGAGGATGCAAATTCTCAACCTATGTGAAGTACTGGATAAGGAAACCCATGCTAGCGCTCCTCGCTGAAAATTCTGGAGTGATCCAGCTGCCCGTATGCCTCTGAACCCAACAGCTATTTCAATATGTGTCAGTTTGTGCTTCATGCAAGAAAAGAAAAGCATATACCTTTGTTGATGATATGGAACTGACGATGGAATTATGCAAGTGTAGGCAAGGATGGATTGTATCATCCGAAAGGTCAGGGAAGCTAAGCGGGCAATTCGATCCAGCACTGGGCGGAATCCAATAGACGCGGAGATCGCGACCTTCGTTGGCGCGTCGGTTGCCAATGTTAGATTGGCTCGGAAGTGCTCCCGTCGTGTCGTTTCACTCTACATGGAGGTCGGGGCCGGACAGAACGCCAAGTTCGTGGTATTGCCCTCTAGCCTTCTCTGAATGCCCTCTCACATTCAGAAACCAGAGTTATGAATGATCAATGAATCCATGGAAATGTACAAACTTCTCAGATAAGAGAATAACAACTCCCCTATTATCTCAAAAACTACAGTTAGTTCATACAGTACGTCAATTTGAATGACGAATAAGTCTGTCTGAAGGGCGTTTAAACTGCAGGACGTGACCCCAGACACATCACTAGAAGACCCAGAGGAGGCCATCTTCCGGAGGCAGCTGAGGGAGAGGCTTCTCCTGGTCCTGGACAGGCTCCCGGCGAGGGAAGGGCGCGTGCTGAAGCTGCGACACGGCCTCGAGGATGGCAGGTGCCGGTCCCTGGAGCAGATCGGAGGCATCTACCACGTGTCCAAGGAATGGATCAGGAAGATCGAAAAGTCAGCTATGTTGAAGCTCAGGAACGAGGACGTGCATGATGAGCTGAAGGACTTCTGTGGATTCTAGAGCTGCTAGCTAGTACCTTTCTAGTGCAGATTGGCACAAGGTAGCTCAGCCATGAGGCCTAATTTTCACTGAGATTGTGAGAGAGTTCCATAGGAgtttgtatatatgtgaatcacATTGCAGCACATGACACGCTTGTCCTGATGGTGGCTGATGGGTACATGTATAGTACAGTGTTTAACTTGATTATATTTTGGTGAACTGACAGTGAAACATGAAGTTCTTTATTTTTTCAGTCTTCTTATGATTGCCACAGATATTAACTCCAGTCTCAGGGCCTGGATCAAGGATTCCTTTTTTTTTGACAAAAAAGACCAAGGATTCCTAGAACAAACAGAATCATTCACACCACAAAGACCACTGAGCTTCCACCTACACCACataattttttttgaggggtaccTGCACCACGGAAATGAGCCGGCCCTTTCGCGCAGGACCGCACAAATCAGCCGGCCTTCTTGCCCCAGTTAACGGACCGTTTGCGCACCCTGGACCCCGAAAACAACCCGCAAACTGCGCGGTAGAAGAAAGTCAGCAAATATTCTGGTGTGTGTTTTCTTTGTTTTACTCGTGTACGTTTCTTTAATTTGCGAATTTGCAAAATAAAAATCTTGGATTTAAAAATtctttgtgaatttaaaaaattcaatgcattttaaaaatgtttacaAATTCAAAAATGTAGTGAACTCAAAATATGTTTGCAATATCAAAAAATGTACGCGGAATTGAAAAATAGTTTGTAAATTCAAAAATATGTTCCAAAATTTGGAAAAAGGTTCTCGGATATAAATaactgttcatgaatttgaaaaatgttcccaGGCTTCAAACAATGTGCTGAATTTCAAACAATGTCCATGTAAAAGTGTTTAATAGTTTTATGTTTTTcccaaaattaaaaaaattacCAATGAAATTGTGAAATATTAATGAATTCAAAAAGGTTTTGTGAATTAAAAACaatgaattcagaaaatgttcccgaatttcaaaattattttcaaatttgaaagagaaaaagaaacaatAATAAAAACCAGAAAAACTCTGATTGAGGGAGTCTTGTACTCATACTCCGGAGGAACACCTGGCCTGTTCCAAAAAAATTAAAGAGGAACACCTGGAAATATTTACAGAACCCTGTAGGCCTGTACTCTCTCAAGCATGTCCAGGTGGAACTAAATGTTCTCGCATCAGGcgtgattattattattgtgacCTTGCAAGAGAGTTCATGTAATTCatcaagaaaataaataaattaccAGCATATTATTTTTCGTACATGATGAATGTGCTGAATTGtagatgggctttaggcccatatagACAATATTTCCTGGGAAACCTCAAAGGTCCATGTGGAGTGTCATGACATGGCGGAAAGTTTAGTACCACCCTCATTTTGGAGAAGAGTTGGAACCAACATATAAGGTATCCTTTTTCACATGATATTGGAGCTTGAGATGGGCAGTATTGTTTCACCTGTGCTCCTCCACTACAGCCGGCGCGTCGTCAACAAGCCAAGCTCAGACCATGTCATGTGCGCGCTTTATTTTGGTCGGTTGGGAACGGATAATTAATTGACAATTAATTACGAGTCATTAATGAATGCATTATGATCCGGCGTATCGGAtcatgggttgttgttgttgttgacttGTCGTGGGCTTGACCCAACGTCTCCCTACCCGACTGCATGTTGTCGACTCGATTGTGAACCTAAGAATGCTATTGTGGATGGCTTGAGATTGTTTCATGACTTCTTTTTGACAAGAAACAACGGGTGTTGCATTTCATTGTTGATGAAGAAGAACGTACCACAAAGCTCAGATGGGACGAGCTAATTCGAAAACGATCACACCCTCGCCAATCCGGCTTCAAATGAAAACGTTAGGCCTGCCCACCACATGAATGAGAGCTCGGATCGCATTTGCCAAGTGCCATCAACACCAACCACCGCCTACCAATGGCCCGTCCAAACGGTAGCCACTCCTAAAACGATGTCCCAAGAGGAGCGACACGCCGGCGTCATCATCGTATGGTCCCGTAGAGGATACGAGGTTTCCCCCAAGTTGTCCAGGGCGAAGAAGTGAGCATTCCGCCTCAataacgccttcaagaaggaagcaGATGCTCGCGGGCACTTCCGGCATCTGCCACGGCCGCAACCGGAAGTAAGGCGCAAGCCCGATCCAATACTGGTTggcccgccaccaccaccgccacgaGACCGCATTGGACAACCGCCGTCCCCTTGCGCCCGACTATCGCCACAGCCACCAACATATATGGGCACCGGGGCCTAGATCCACCATACGCGGACCTCCCGGAGCCAAGCGAGCTCACAGACGCCGGGGCACACCACCGTCAACGGCACCACCACACTCGCGACCAGATCGGTGCCCCGCTCCCGCATGGCCCTTCTCCTCTGTCACGGCACCGAGCACGACCTTGCACTACGGTGGTCCGCCTTAGGCCCAGATTCTGTCCTCCATAAACGATGCCGACTGCAACATCGAGCTCGGCCCACATGCTCCGGACCACAAATCGACGTGTCACCGCTCACCCTCCTCACCATCATAGGCACCGGAGCAAAGGGGCTCAACCTTTGCTTCATGTGGGCAGATAACCGTGCACCGTGAGTGAGCGCTCCACTGCCATCATTCTCGGAAACATCGTGTGCTTTCTCGCTGGCTTTTCTAGTACTACGAAGAGCGTAGGAAGGTGGGAGAGTAGGGTGGCGGTGGCTAGGTTCATTTGAAAAAGAATTCATTCTGAAGCGGACTGCCAGTAATCATATAGCTTTCTTCATGCGATTTGTCTACTAGACGACCCATTGCACCCTTGGCATAAAATCTAAATTGAACCAAAAAGTGAAGTGAACTCTTAGAACCTTTTTTTTTTTGCTGAACTATATGCAAAATATGATAACTTGTTGCGCCTTGGTGCAAAAACCAAATGTAACCGAGAAGTTAGGCGAACTATTAATCATTTTTTTTTGCTACCCATAAATAGGATTGGGTTGAATATGATTGTATGAAGAAATGTTGATCATCCTACCGATATTTGAAGAATGTGCACCGAGTACACCCGACGGGGTTCCATAGATACATCAAGTTTGGCATACCAGCCGGCATAGAGTTTGTTGCTCCcactgttagaagggagagagagggattgttgcggaatatgatggatgtattattgagcctcgagggcgagtatatattgagtacaagattTGGAAGGCAAGACACCTCTCCTAAAAataaggtaggagacggattacaaatcctagactaccaaatacatgtatcccaaatatatctctaacatccctCCCACAGTCGTAGCGGTAGAGTTGCGAACAAGAGGAGTGCCGCGGATggtcagactggagagaatagcagccAATGGgtgaaaccccccccccccccagtcacgggagcgtcgtggacggtgtcacgtcgcggacgcgttgactgtagaggaagccgacgagttgctcaagcggatgataaCCTTTTGTGCCGTTGTCGAGGTAGCCGGGAGCGTAGGGTCACTACGAGGGAAATCCTTATACACAGAAACGTACTACTTACTACTAGCGCGCGTAAAATAAACGCGCTGCAGCTAAGATTATAACAGTAGCGCGCCAGGCAAAAGAAGTGCTACTACTATAATTTCGACACTGTTCTCCGCGGGCTAGGAATAGTAGCAGCGAGCTCacggaaagcgcgctgctgctaagatggtTGTAGCAACGTGTTTTACGCGGAAAACGCTACTGGTagtgaaaagaaaataaaataaaaaacatatacataagtaaatgaaaatgaaagaaatagaaaaggggaaaggaagaaaagaaaatgtcatggaaaataaaaataataaaaataaagggaaaaggcgtagcagcagcgtgctattagtacaagcgctatagctaacataTCAGTAGCGCGTTTTGTTAGCCCGCGCTATAGCTATGTTAGATATAGCTAATGTAGCAGCAACGCTTTTCCgcgaacgcgctactgctatttttgacTTAACCGCGCGGTTCTTTTTCTCCacagccacttcccccaaatcccacCTCGATCTGTTGTCGCCGCCGTTGTCGCCCTGCatcgccgtcggccgccgcgcgctctcccgtcgCCCTCCGCACGCCCTCTGCTGCCCtcgaccccaaccccgacctcgacctcgacctcgacctcgacgccgacCCTGACGCCGACCCCGACCTTGATCTCgacaccgaccccgaccccgaccttgaCGCCACGTGCCCCTCGCTCAGCCGCTCCCTAACTCCGCTGACACCGGAGGTGAGCacgcctacacctcctcctcctcctcccctacctctgcctagctagcgttcctagggttcatctaattagttagggttcatcaaattagcaactgcttgtagatgcttaagtagttATATAGTTGTTGTGCATCAAATGTAGTTAAGTAAATATAATTgtaaactagatgttaattagggcagtagttgtagatgcttaagtagtttttaggacaaattcctagggttcatcaatggtgcttaagtagttgtagaCGGTTAAGTACCTagctagggcagtagggtttaactagatcttaattagggcagtagtgtttagtttagagagagaaattcaatatagtttttttactgttttttagtaagtgtttaatagaattagtaacaaaattaatagaactagttgaactagtttagttttagtaagaactagttaaattaatagaactagttttttagtaagaaaattaatagaactagtttatttttagtaagaactagttgagttaatagaactagtttttttagtaagaaaattaatagaactagttgaactagtttatttttggtaagaactagttgaattaataaaattagtttttcttagtaagataattaatagaactagttgagctagtttatttttagtaagaactagttatttttttatatattaagtgcttagttaaactagttgaattaatacaactattttatttttaataCAAAAATTaatcgaactagtttattttttttagttaaagaaattattcccgcatcgacgtcgacgatgcctatccccactagtagaaaaacacctaatagtccctattcgtaagggcctttagtcccggttcatgaaccgggactaatggatcgttactaatacctccacccattagtcccggttcaaacacgaatcgggaccaatgtgcctccacgtggccctgtgcgccgagcccagtcagggggcctttggtcccggttggtggcaccaactgggaccaaaagtccatgtttttttagaaaagtggatgctttaggggttttgggggttatttttaggttgttattagctagctaatagagagaagtgtcctctcttatatcttcgtccttggtttaccaacgctgctgctatatatgttcatttcacccgctgatataataactcatgcatgctcgcatcatacatcatcatatataataacaagtcctactaatcatgcatcatcatacaacttctactcgttattaataataagtcatacgatcatcatcctcatagtcatcgaacccaaccctacataattgttcttagcacatgatcatcaatatcaggtaggacatgacctaaacacccttaaggtaaaatagcataaaacaatatagaccctgactctccattatgaagaatggcgattatcctgtctccaattcttgcccttcgctgctttttgcttccaagaagctccttacgactgtccatacattttttccattttttgattgttatgtctccacttcttttagaatcccggtatggacagttcagattcgtaggaagacctggttgtatgttcaaaacatgaaggctaccgtgcgtatacatcagatgaggcacacaatcattcgggattatctgttgaaaaacatagtaataactttgtagttagcaatgatttactagttttagaagtgtgcaaaaagatgcacggatgtcgtaatagtaaaaaatcttaccagagtatctccatggtagttaccgtagttcaacacgtgcactagtggcacgtattgaccataatgttgagtagtttgattgtagatattgtaattctcaagatcaatacaaaatgcgaccagatgatttttctcctgataagttaattcggagccttcggtgtagtaggttctgtctatcacctttcgcacattctttgaagaatgaaaataagttgtcaatggaaataagttgtcaactattttgaaataaacaatataaattacttaataactatgttaagctcacatgggggaagaattggaggtgtatccacaaagacgaaaatcgaaggtctctcttgcgcgattgtaggatcaccaagatccatggtgacaagcataccctcatcaaaaccatacatcttgcaaagtgcttcccagtttttgcaaccaaaatgggttacagtCTGAGCATTGTAcatctttacttgaaaatccacaccatgatgggtacttaggataattttgttttgttttccatactttcgtggtcttcaaaacccatcctctccaagacatagcgtcttgcaaagcatgggataagctagtcgaattagaaaagatgaaaaatacacgttaaaatagttgaagtcgtgcttaattacgaaaaaaaactattgtcgttgttgcgtaccgtatgaacatcgaaggtctcctcgagcttaatactgaagcgccgatcttcgtccagctcagtGAACCTGTCGCACAtgcctcggtcgtcgtggcaccagtcgcactcccccgggcggttttcatcgtccgagtacgacatttccggcctaagttcataattcaaatattaaatatatgtactaaaaaacataaattagatcattattattaatcacgggttgactatcggtgatggtacgtaactcctcctttcattccagagtgcattattacaacaaattgtctagcacacgggaatgaaggaaaAGCTACCCCCACGGCGGCGTGGATGATGAGgaggctcctagatttctgcatagagtgctcttcaattttagcattcaaagtaggagtacttttccaatatttgcattcaataagcaaaaccaaatcgtaaaataaagtagtattcaaattagcatgcattcaattgtaaccaaaagtacatcatctcttgtgtccgtacatcgtcgaatactcctcgaatactatcatacatatagcaccgctaattaatacagctagaaccgtagcgcccgacgggtatcgtcgcgggcggtggacacccaaagataaggaacgatcacaggatcatagctctagtgagatccctgaagaacctgccaggtattgtcgaacctgccctccaacgcaaccatatagcgacggacgtgctcgtcctcctcgctgacacggtgacgtaccacctccgcggtgtccggaagcctcggcacagtcactggcccacgcgaccgccaccaaacaaggatcgggtcaacaacgggctgcctcctcaccaacctacgtcccccagaaggtagcacctcccaataccagcccggccgagcccagtcccgaacatggccctgatcaagcaggccttcaccgccgagtcgacgacgacgaggatgcggcataggcatcgccgacgtcgatgcgggaactacgtacttctatatatagttaaataaattagttttattaattaaatcaactatctagttcaaactactaagcacttactataaataaataaagtagtacttactaaaaacaaagtagcacttactataaataaataaagtagcacttactgtaaataaataaagtagcacttactacaaactacttctatatatagttaaataaagtagttttattaattaaatcaactatctagttcaactactaagcacttactataaataaataaagtagtacttactaaaaacaaagtagcacttactataaataaataaagtagcacttactataaataaataaagtagcacttactacaaactacttctatatatagtaaaataaattagtttattaaatcaactagctagttcaactatatatgaagcacttactataaataaaataaaatagtccttactaaaaataaactagtatttttctaactaactagtatttttctaactaattatattaccaaaaaaataaactactacttactaacacaatctaaacatcaccaaaaaaatctattaacaataatatcaccaaacatgcatat is from Triticum aestivum cultivar Chinese Spring chromosome 1B, IWGSC CS RefSeq v2.1, whole genome shotgun sequence and encodes:
- the LOC123149263 gene encoding RNA polymerase sigma factor sigC, with the translated sequence MGLPMARGPCCCSPSPSSSSSSSSSSPWMLQAHLPKHPHSPLGGRSVCSESLRVLALHLLLNRRANLSRRRGEIVGTAVSSPGLLQITENKASSSPIIKVDAERTSLDGALDRNAQFNMSAWMDVSHTSSNSLEYNLLMQNIHVLQSSLAAQDLVVLERDILVHIEQLGALKWFNASRSGATITHTSHETDFALPWNDTKFTPITPLEEQSDDQLVIIRSGKSQERKLKRIRASEKIPGVCVKASSRKPRKSRRSTSSQFITEWKNYPGRRRSIVREQSELLVTIKECANLEKIRENMVKEGQEVCYDKWAKAAGVDEAALKSRLQAGYCCRERLLVTTEWLVKYIARTYTGMGTAFEDLLQAGKMGVLDGAERFDSRRGCKFSTYVKYWIRKPMLALLAENSGVIQLPARMDCIIRKVREAKRAIRSSTGRNPIDAEIATFVGASVANVRLARKCSRRVVSLYMEVGAGQNAKFVDVTPDTSLEDPEEAIFRRQLRERLLLVLDRLPAREGRVLKLRHGLEDGRCRSLEQIGGIYHVSKEWIRKIEKSAMLKLRNEDVHDELKDFCGF